DNA from Manduca sexta isolate Smith_Timp_Sample1 chromosome 6, JHU_Msex_v1.0, whole genome shotgun sequence:
aaaggttcaataattttgttttacaatgaTAAAACTAATTCTAATTGGATTGTCGACGCCTATAATCAAAACTAATCACAACGGGCAAGTGCATTACGATTATAGTCCTTAtgccattaaaatttaatagttgCAAAAAAAGTTTGCGTCCCATCGCATAAACAGCATTGTGACCACTGAAAATCAGCGGTGTATTGAGTTTGCACTACTACCCACCATAAAGTAAGTGGTCATTTACCGACCACAGCGGCGATCAGCCAAGGGTAAAGTCAACAGCCTAcctgatttattataagttttgtttatatttcttttttggtACTTTAGTTTTgcctttgatttttattatttgtcattttatgttaactgttttttttgtgttgtgagCTGTGACTGCAATTAAAAGGAAATAGTTTTTCTTGTTTCTATGTGCTAGCATTCCGacgatacatataaattaatcttTTGCGATATTGAGTTATACATATTTCGACCGTCTTTTTCTTGCGTCTTTTGAAAttagtcaaaattaaaaaaaagtatatcgTCTAAGTCAATTCGATTTACAACCATATCCTCAAGCGCGTAGAGTGCACGATACGTTTGCATCTACAATCTACTCCTGCAGAACGCAGTGCGTGATAATAATCGAGcaacaaaatcttttttaaacaatgtacAATCATATAATTTACGAAAGAAACTTAATTATCTTCAGTATCCGGCTCGAAATGTCACGTGTTTGTCTCGGAGCCATCATTTTGAATATCAAATGTTTGATAGACACGATAAGGAAACCGCAGTTAATTAGGACGCAATCTTTGTCACGTCAAATCGTTTAAACTAAACGAAAATTTGTTATATGTTTCTGTAGACCAATTCGGAATTAACTTGTTTTAGTGGTTTGGTCTTTTTCcccaattattaaatattttttgaaaatgcctatactaaaaaaaaatataccaatacttccataataaattaaaaaaaaatgtcaattcTCAAGCTCTTTAAACTATCAAATAATCCTGAGTCAgtttgctttataaatattttcattctacTTATATGTTAATACGCGGACAATGGTGTGGGTTATATGTTCGTTCGTTCTGGGTTATTTGTTTAGTCTAAGATTAGTTTATAGTTTATAGCATGAAACCGTTTTTGtccctataataaaaaaaaaaaataacctcatGAAATACTAACGAATTAAAAACAATGGAATAGACAAACAACTCACCAATCTTTGCGCTGCTGAACACGATGAGAGCGTGCGTGTCGTCCACCCACTTGATCTCGAAACCCGTCTCCTTGTACTCGCTGAACAACGAGAACAGATCGTTCGTCTTGAACTCACTGGGGAAGTCATACACCTCGACCACGTGGCCGAACGTCTCGTCATAAGGTCCGTTGAACAACGCCTGGCCCCGCGTCTGATATTGTTCGTAGTTATTCTTCGCTTTACTTATGTGCACTTTCCCCACAGTCGACGTCAGCTCTTCCAGTAAAGATGGATCCAAACACTCCCCGCTGTCGTCAAACACCGCGTCCCAATCATTCTCTTCCCGTTTCAAAGACACTTTCTGTTCCAATTTCGGCTTTAGCTTCTTCGGCTCGGGTTCTTTTTCCTCTGTAGGTGGTGGAGACACGGGCACGGGCGCTGGCTCATCTTTAACGTCCTCCACCGGATCCGATATAACCAGAACGTCCGAGTGGAAACTCTGTTTGATTATCCTTTTACTGCTCCTATTAATCTCCTGCGACGCCCGCTTCAACTCTATCTTTTCCACGTCCTCATCCTTGCTATATAAATAATCGTTATCGATAATATTGCTTTGATTCGCCTCGTTCACAGCCATGTTCTCGTCGGACTCATTGGTCCAGTCGCCTGCTTCAGTGTTACGGCTGGTGTCGGCGTATTCACTATAATAATTCGGGCTGTAGAAGCCGAGCTGTCCGTTAGCAAAATAATcacctatataaaaattttcaCCTACTTCTACGTCGTCGGTAAAACTATTATCACTATAAGATATTGCACTATCACTATTTGGCACTTGGAAGCCTGAAGGCACAGATTCGTTTGTATCGCTCGATGTGGACTGAGCACCTATACTGGGCGCCGTGTGAGATCTTTGATTTCTGAGATGCGGTGGTACGTATACGTTGCAGAAGTTTTTGTCAAGAGATTTCCTGGGTGTTCCGTGTGCGGAGCGGTCTTTCGGCGCGGGTGATTTGGGGCACTTGGGGGGCTCGGCGGGGGCGGTTCGTTTATTAGCGTCGGGTGATTTGAGTTGCGTCTCCTCGGGCGGAGTGGTGTCGGTGTGCCGGAGTGCTCGGGGGACGTACACCGCGCGGTCAGGGCGGCGAGGTTTCGTTGAGCCAGTTCtgttcaacaataaaaaaaataaccattaacACAgccattttttcttttatagttcACAGATAAACAATCAATAACCAGTTTGTGCAACATTAAATGATATATCAAAGCTAACAACacctaatttacattataataaaactttattggtATTGTAGAACATTTAATAGTTGTTTGtaaatcaaaatgttttcaCAAGTGCGCACGCGCACCTCGATGTCGTGTTTaagatttaattacttttatattctgACGTTTATTATTGTAGATAATACACTGTGTTTACTCGACTTATATTGCATAATAACCAGTTCATCGCAGTATATCAACTATTTACACGTTACGCATTATCTTTCTGAATGAACGGAGGCAAACAAAATAGactgaattaattataatacataattcacATTCATTGTTCGCTTTAATACCTATGCAATTAACTTTATGAACTTGATTAAACATGATCGTAACAACGGGACATTACATATTCAAGCAAATGAAACTTTAATGATCAAGGGAAATACAACCGAGCTTTAAAGAAATGGATGACCCAATTACATGGATTTAGATTTAagcaaagtttaaaaaaatacaatagttgTATGCATAATATTAAGCTATCAAAGTTCCTCAAGCTCCTACTGTTGTATTTCAAGAACCATTGCGGAATATGGATATAAAACAAGAGGACGATTCAAGCAATCACTAAACAAAGACACAAACAATCGTACATTCACAATGCTACCAACAATGAGCCAGTCATACCTCTAGTATCGTCGCAACGGTCACATACTTTGCATTAAATGATACAACTGCAATTAGCCTTGGTAAAACTTCTAATTAGACTAGACGGAAAAATAATTAGACGTAATACATACAGTAGAACATAGAACTTCCTTTTTGAGACGAATTAAAAAGGAGATTTGCATCACGCCCAGTGAATGTATTTGATAGTTCAAAAACTCCCAaatcaaatgtaaataatactaGGCAATCACATAATACTAATGACAAACGTACATTTAGAATACTACTGATGGAAGCCATCAGCTGTCGACCATTAACGAGACGTTCTAATTTACATAATGCACAAACCCGTATAGAATCTAGGTCTAGATCATTTAAACTTGGTGAATGGTGAGAGAGCACtgactatttatttatacaaaatgtgCCACAGTAGCCTATTCCTGTCCCTTTTcgtaaatcaaataaaacagaCCGTTTTGGACAGTCGAAAGATTCAATATCTCTTGACCAACTTTGTACCAACCAAATCACCGACACGAACAGGGAAATCATCAACGCTGACCTCACCTAAACACGCTTTCTTGACCATTTCTATTGCACGCCAAAAAAGAACCGTGACAAGAAAACGTGAACCCTCGTCGATAATCTCGCAACTGAACACAATGCAACAGTCAGCGGTCGACTATTACCGAAACACTCACGTAACAACAAGTGGGACAAGGCCGGCGACCCCCTCGCCGCGGCACACTTTCCTTGTTTTCGACGCTTCGTATCTCAGAGTCGGATAACCGGCTGTGCGATGTAATCGCGTTTTGTAAGTTGCCAATCTGATGCGTCGGTCTAGATTGTTGATTGTTTTACCATGTTGGGGTAATTTGGTGGGTAGTGATTTGGAGAGTTACGTCTCTATCGGTCGGTGAAGACAATTAAAGGCGTAAACAGACGGAGTGagctttatttaaaaagaaagaaataatttcttataaagcAATCTTGATAATACTGccattaaaaatgaaaagagAAGTActtaacaattttcaaaattgagTTAATAAGAAGCCGAATCTAACAATTTGTTTCCGTATAAATTTATACGTTGAAACGTTAATTTTCTTATGTGGCACAATATGATGTACTATTTCGGCCATATAAAAATTAGACCGCGTAATTCTCTCTTCATCATCATTAACCGTTACACTACCCCGAGAGACATTGCCATAGCGATTATGTAGTTGGATACATCgaaagaaaaaagttttaaactGGTTTGAAGATTGtagataaaatacttatatacaatTTTGATTTAACTTATTATCGAATgcgacacaaaaataaatatggtagAGTCGAAAGTCGAAACTGAAACAAGTTTGGGCTACTAAGGTTTTAATATAGTCTTTTATACGCCCAAGTTACCGAAGGTCTAGAAGATACCTTATAAATAATCATAGAGATGTACCCACTTGCTCGTGTGTCGACTTTCTGCTAAGGAAATGCCAATAGTATTTCGAATTGTAGACCACCTGCTGGTCCAATTGAAAGTCGATGGACATTCGAAGTTTACATAACAGAGTCaagttaatatcaataatagTGTTTTAAGTAGTTTACTATAGATTTAAGTAGTAGGTACTTACcgaaaatatacagaaaaaatattttatatatattttttttcataactatagttatttttttttgcttgtatttcctgttgttgtttttttaggTTTCAGGCTAAATTTTATCTTCAAAAAATTATTTCTACGCGGAAAATACACGTGTGTATTAGTATAATACAAAAGAATCTCAAGACACAACAATTGGAACGTAATGcaacaaataaacatacgttTCATTACGTTAGCTGGTAATTTTCTGCTCATACTCAGCTCGCTACAGTTACGAAAGCATGCGATCATGCAGCAACTATACATGGAAAGTGGGGCGAGCAGCTGTCGTTTTATGACAACaatctatacatttataattaaatattattaagaactgAAGAGATGATCTCAATTTTTATACAAGTAAATGtaatggtgaaggaaatcatTTCGAGGAAAACTTAATACCTAAGAATTCGACATTGTAGTTttgaagatatgtgaagtctacaaattcGCACTAGGtcaccgtggtggactaaggcctaaaccctctcagcagtagGAGGCCTAATACAGCGTTGGcataataaaatgtcaaaacatTCTGGTCTCTCGCATGACATTTATACGGCAGCTATCCTATAAAGAGCTTACTGACCATGTAAGTTGATTAAGCTGATTTACAC
Protein-coding regions in this window:
- the LOC115440520 gene encoding uncharacterized protein LOC115440520 isoform X1, translating into MGLTHTEDTTISHNDAVGGCKQAGQRRTIASQEKIRTGSTKPRRPDRAVYVPRALRHTDTTPPEETQLKSPDANKRTAPAEPPKCPKSPAPKDRSAHGTPRKSLDKNFCNVYVPPHLRNQRSHTAPSIGAQSTSSDTNESVPSGFQVPNSDSAISYSDNSFTDDVEVGENFYIGDYFANGQLGFYSPNYYSEYADTSRNTEAGDWTNESDENMAVNEANQSNIIDNDYLYSKDEDVEKIELKRASQEINRSSKRIIKQSFHSDVLVISDPVEDVKDEPAPVPVSPPPTEEKEPEPKKLKPKLEQKVSLKREENDWDAVFDDSGECLDPSLLEELTSTVGKVHISKAKNNYEQYQTRGQALFNGPYDETFGHVVEVYDFPSEFKTNDLFSLFSEYKETGFEIKWVDDTHALIVFSSAKIAAEVLSTQRTLAKCRPLHAATLESRNKAKKCAEFLQPYRQRPETCTALARRLVSGALGVRLTTARQERAEERRLITRAREKKRQAALHKEAAWDGSLANHSVTDT
- the LOC115440520 gene encoding uncharacterized protein LOC115440520 isoform X2 → MSFVDIGCDFVTGSTKPRRPDRAVYVPRALRHTDTTPPEETQLKSPDANKRTAPAEPPKCPKSPAPKDRSAHGTPRKSLDKNFCNVYVPPHLRNQRSHTAPSIGAQSTSSDTNESVPSGFQVPNSDSAISYSDNSFTDDVEVGENFYIGDYFANGQLGFYSPNYYSEYADTSRNTEAGDWTNESDENMAVNEANQSNIIDNDYLYSKDEDVEKIELKRASQEINRSSKRIIKQSFHSDVLVISDPVEDVKDEPAPVPVSPPPTEEKEPEPKKLKPKLEQKVSLKREENDWDAVFDDSGECLDPSLLEELTSTVGKVHISKAKNNYEQYQTRGQALFNGPYDETFGHVVEVYDFPSEFKTNDLFSLFSEYKETGFEIKWVDDTHALIVFSSAKIAAEVLSTQRTLAKCRPLHAATLESRNKAKKCAEFLQPYRQRPETCTALARRLVSGALGVRLTTARQERAEERRLITRAREKKRQAALHKEAAWDGSLANHSVTDT